GCCGCGCCGACCGAAACGATCAGCGCAGGTATCTGCGAAACAAGGCCATCACCGATGGACAATAGCGTGAATTTTGCCGCCGCTTCGCCGAGCGACATGCCCATCTGCATCGCACCGATGGCGAAACCGCCGACGATGTTCACCACGGTGATCAGAATGCCCGCAATGGCATCACCGCGCACAAACTTGGATGCACCGTCCATCGAGCCGTAGAAGTCTGCCTCCTTTTGAATTTTGAGACGACGGGCGGTGGCGGTCTGTTCATCGATGATACCGGCGTTGAGCTCGGCATCGATGGCCATCTGTTTGCCGGGCATAGCATCAAGGGTAAAACGTGCGCTCACCTCGGCGATACGGCCGGCGCCCTTCGTGATGACCACGAAGTTGATCACGATCAAAATCAGGAACACCACGAAGCCCACGACGTAGTTGCCCTGAATCACAAACTTGCCGAACGACTCGATGATGTTGCCCGCGTGACCCTCCGTTAAAATGAGGCGCGTCGAACAGACATTCAATGCGAGTCGGTAGAGCGTGAGGCCCAGCAGCAGCGTGGGAAATCCGGAAAACTCCGGAGCGTCTTTGACATAGACGACGATCAACAGCACCAGCAGCGAAAGGCCGATCTGCAAGGCGAGCATCAGATCGAGCATCAGCGCCGGCACCGGCACGATGAGCATCAGCACGATGGCGAACAGCGCGCCGATGAAGATGAGATCGGCGCGTTTAAGCAGACCGCCGGAAGCGACTGGCGAGGCGGAGGCGGTGATGGAAGCAGTGGCCATGGGTATAGAAATTCGTTGGTGAAAAATCAGGCGGTGGTGCGTGTGGCCGCACCCTCGGCGGCGGCGCGACGGATCTTAAGATCGTGGAAATACAAGCGGTGCGTGCGGTAAACGAACGCGAGTATCTCGGCCACGGCCTGATAGAGATTATTGGGGATCGGCTCGCCGACCTTGCCCAGCGCGTAGAGCGTGCGCGCCACCGGCTTGTTCTCAATCACCGGCACGTTGTGTTGCGCCGCGAGCGCCTTGATGCGACGCGCAAACTGGTTTTCGCCCTTGGCCAGCAACATCGGGGCGCCATCGCGGCCCCGCTCGTATTTTAACGCGACGGCGTAGTGCGTCGGGTTGGTCACGATCACGTCAGCCGTGGGCACGGCGGCGAGCATCTGTTTTTGCATGAGTCGGCGCGCCATGCGCTTCATCGCCGATTTCGTGTGCGCATCGCCCTCGGCCTGCTTGCTCTCATCCTTCACTTCCTGGCGCGACATCATCAAATCCTGATGCGTCTTAAACTTCTCGTAAGAGTAGCTGATCGCCGCGACGATGCCCAGGGCCAGAATGATCTTGGAGAGAAACTCCATCGTGGCACGGCGCAGGAATTCGCCGAGGTAGCCGGCTTCGATCGGGCTCACAAAAATCGGGTCACTGATAAGCGAGCGCGCGCCCAGCCACAACACGAGCCCGATGGAGATGAGTTTGAGGATATCGACGCCGGAGCGCACAAACGCGCTTTTGGAAAACACCCGGCCGATGCCCTTGCTGAAATCCAGATTCTCCAGCTTGAAGCCGATCGCCTTGGGCGACATGCGAAAACCGCTTTGGAAACCGCCCATGAGCAACGTCGCCAGGCCCACCGAAATGATCACGGGCAGCATGACTTTCGAAAACACCTTGGCGCACTCGGCCACTTGCAAGGGCAGCGCACCCGCCTGCATCGGCGCGGCATCGAGATCACTCCACAACGAGGTCGCGAGTGAACTGATGTCGCGGGTTGATGCCGCCAGAAAGAATGCAATCACGCCAAACATCGCCGTCAGCGTTGCCACGACCTGCAGTTCCGCCGACTTCGCGAACTGTCCGTTCTCAAACGCCTCGCTCAAGCGCTTCTCGCTCGGGAGTTCTGTTTTGGAGTCTTTGTCGGTGTCGGACATGTGGGCAACCGGTGCTAATGCAGAGCCGATGCCAGTCGCCTCAACAGCTTCGCATCATCATAATCATAAACGATTAAAACTTAAAATAATCCCACGCCGTTTCAGGTGTCCGCCAACGCAACGGTCACGGGCAAAATCTGCCTCGCCGGATTAACTCACCGCCGCGGGCAACAGTTCGAGCAAGCGAAGCGGCAGCGCGTAGAATTCGGGCCACAGATAACGCGTCAGCAATCCGCCCGAGCCCGCGAGCAACGCGAAGCCTGCGAGCGAGCGCAGCGAGTAGCTCAACACGAACACTTGCATGCGGGGCACCGCACGTCCCAAGACGGCAAAGGCGAGCGTCACTAAAAAGTTCAGCGCTATAAACGGCGCGGCGATACGCAGTCCCAGTTCAAGCACGCGGGACGTCGCCGTCACCAGACGTTCCGGCGCATCGATTCCAAACGCCGCCGCTCCGGCGGGCGCGAAATCAAAGCTGCGCGCGAAGGCCGCCAGTGAGCCCAGGTGTCCGCCCGCGATGAAAAACATCATGCCGGCAAAGGTTACCAGCAGCGTCGCCACGGGTTCCTGCGCCGGTTGCGGAGCATCGATTCCGGGAATGGCGGTGAGGCCGATTTCGCTGGAGATCACACGTCCGCCCATTTCCACGGCGGCGAAAACCAGACGACCCACCCAGCCCATCACCAGGCCCAGAGCCACTTCACAGGCGGACGCCGCGATCAGTCCGCCGAGCGCGCCGGGAATAGCCGTCACGTGCGGCACCAGTGTGTAGAGTAACGTGGCCAGGCACACCGCGATGGCCGAGCGCAACATCACCGGCAGTGGCCGCCCTGCCAGCGTGGGGAACAACAGGATGAGTCCCAGCGCCCGCAGGAAGATCATCATCCACGCAAATAACAGATCGATCGGCATGGCGCTGCGTCACTGCCCCAGCCCGCCGATGCGTGAGATCATTTCCGCGGTAAACTCGGTCAGCGTGCGCAACAACCACGGCGCGAGCAGAATCAT
This portion of the Rariglobus hedericola genome encodes:
- a CDS encoding EscU/YscU/HrcU family type III secretion system export apparatus switch protein, encoding MSDTDKDSKTELPSEKRLSEAFENGQFAKSAELQVVATLTAMFGVIAFFLAASTRDISSLATSLWSDLDAAPMQAGALPLQVAECAKVFSKVMLPVIISVGLATLLMGGFQSGFRMSPKAIGFKLENLDFSKGIGRVFSKSAFVRSGVDILKLISIGLVLWLGARSLISDPIFVSPIEAGYLGEFLRRATMEFLSKIILALGIVAAISYSYEKFKTHQDLMMSRQEVKDESKQAEGDAHTKSAMKRMARRLMQKQMLAAVPTADVIVTNPTHYAVALKYERGRDGAPMLLAKGENQFARRIKALAAQHNVPVIENKPVARTLYALGKVGEPIPNNLYQAVAEILAFVYRTHRLYFHDLKIRRAAAEGAATRTTA
- a CDS encoding flagellar biosynthetic protein FliR; the encoded protein is MMIFLRALGLILLFPTLAGRPLPVMLRSAIAVCLATLLYTLVPHVTAIPGALGGLIAASACEVALGLVMGWVGRLVFAAVEMGGRVISSEIGLTAIPGIDAPQPAQEPVATLLVTFAGMMFFIAGGHLGSLAAFARSFDFAPAGAAAFGIDAPERLVTATSRVLELGLRIAAPFIALNFLVTLAFAVLGRAVPRMQVFVLSYSLRSLAGFALLAGSGGLLTRYLWPEFYALPLRLLELLPAAVS